Proteins co-encoded in one Brassica oleracea var. oleracea cultivar TO1000 chromosome C4, BOL, whole genome shotgun sequence genomic window:
- the LOC106338192 gene encoding putative F-box protein At3g20030: protein MVWNPYLGQTRWIQPGRTPYYSSDTYALGYDNNSCNHKILRYIIDYGEEEFEIYDFISDTWRTLDLDVTPDWGWGWGWGGEAFRLTTSVKGNTYFMYYERGDETYPDIFLCFDFTRERFGEKLHLPWSNSTPFSSFGEEKLAALSGTEIWVTTKVEPNEVLWTNFLKLDLESIPRFTRRSLFIDEEKKRAVIFTYGCYDSLKIEKEYYNAAYIIGENDFFKTVYLGETNPTHVHFRPGKMVYFNMDFTHRAFSFANFAVVRISS from the coding sequence ATGGTGTGGAACCCGTATTTGGGACAAACAAGGTGGATACAACCAGGAAGAACACCTTACTACTCATCAGACACATATGCTCTCGGATACGACAACAACAGTTGTAACCACAAAATCTTGAGGTATATTATCGATTATGGTGAGGAAGAATTTGAAATCTACGATTTTATTTCTGATACATGGAGGACTCTTGATCTTGATGTCACTCCGGACTGGGGCTGGGGCTGGGGCTGGGGTGGAGAGGCCTTCCGTCTCACCACATCGGTGAAAGGAAATACTTACTTTATGTACTATGAAAGAGGTGATGAGACGTACCCTGATATCTTTCTCTGTTTTGATTTCACAAGAGAGAGATTTGGAGAGAAGCTTCATCTCCCTTGGTCTAATTCTACTCCATTCTCTTCTTTTGGAGAAGAGAAACTAGCGGCTTTATCTGGAACTGAAATTTGGGTTACAACTAAGGTTGAGCCTAATGAGGTGTTGTGGACCAACTTTTTAAAACTTGATTTGGAATCTATCCCTCGTTTTACACGTCGGAGCTTATTCATTGATGAAGAGAAGAAACGTGCTGTGATTTTTACTTATGGCTGTTATGACAGTCTTAAGATTGAGAAGGAATACTACAACGCAGCTTACATCATTGGAGAGAATGACTTCTTTAAAACAGTGTATCTTGGAGAAACTAACCCTACTCATGTTCATTTTCGTCCGGGGAAAATGGTCTATTTCAACATGGATTTTACGCATCGTGCCTTTTCCTTCGCGAACTTTGCAGTAGTGCGTATTTCATCATGA